The Stomoxys calcitrans chromosome 3, idStoCalc2.1, whole genome shotgun sequence genome includes a region encoding these proteins:
- the LOC106084725 gene encoding epidermal growth factor-like protein: MDIQKFPIVFMAIAGLLLIIQNVSGHVELTREAVRHPRLDFKQSNEEMITVEYQNGSVSKRFCCAKYYFNGESYQRYCENGCLVGTCQKTGKCICNLGYKLDSSAQTCKPICRGNCPQGHCIKPNLCACNEGYEFNVTLQECQPICESNCANGFCSAPGDCSCNPGYAMNFTTKTCQPLCQMMKCPDHSSCLKSNKCECNNGYNYNAITRTCEPLCVKACENGECIAPNNCKCNKGYSLEWNFIKNCSICKMNYCSSNQPCTNGHCLSNGACVCNEGHSNYFAFLFGDQCESLYSLFLKLVFVFCCIVCLIAIIFVALARNSLERPKGANYKPLLTPSDIIRKEYNIYDNC, from the exons ATGGATATTCAGAAATTCCCGATTGTTTTTATGGCTATTGCTGGGCTGCTATTAATAATTCAAAATGTATCGGGCCATGTAGAGTTAACTCGAGAAGCAGTACGTCACCCTCGTTTGGATTTTAAGCAATCCAATGAAGAAATGATAACTGTTGAATATCAG AATGGTAGTGTTTCGAAACGTTTTTGCTGTGCAAAATACTATTTTAATGGTGAATCGTATCAAAGATACTGTGAAAATGGCTGTCTAGTTGGAACTTGCCAAAAGACGGGAAAATGCATTTGCAATCTGGGCTACAAATTGGATAGCTCTGCTCAAACGTGTAAGCCCATATGCCGAGGCAATTGTCCACAGGGTCACTGCATAAAGCCAAATTTGTGTGCATGCAATGAAGGTTATGAATTTAATGTTACCTTGCAGGAATGTCAACCTATATGCGAGTCGAATTGTGCAAATGGATTTTGTTCTGCGCCTGGAGATTGCTCCTGCAATCCTGGATACGCAATGAATTTTACAACTAAAACTTGCCAACCCCTTTGCCAAATGATGAAATGCCCGGATCATAGCAGTTGCCTTAAATCGAACAAATGTGAATGCAATAATGGTTATAACTACAATGCCATCACTCGTACCTGTGAACCTTTGTGTGTTAAGGCTTGTGAAAATGGTGAATGTATTGCACCgaataattgcaaatgtaacAAAGGCTATTCCttagaatggaatttcattaaaaactgTTCCATCTGTAAAATGAATTACTGTTCTTCTAATCAGCCCTGTACCAATGGGCATTGTCTATCGAATGGTGCGTGTGTTTGCAATGAAGGCCATTCaaattattttgcatttttatttggaGACCAATGTGAAAGTCTGTACTCGCTTTTCCTAAAGCTTGTATTCGTGTTTTGCTGTATTGTATGCCTTATCGCTATTATCTTTGTAGCCTTGGCCCGAAATTCCCTGGAACGACCGAAAGGAGCCAATTATAAACCTTTGTTAACACCGTCTGATATCATTAGGAAAGAATATAATATATATGATAACTGTTAA